In Brettanomyces nanus chromosome 3, complete sequence, a single genomic region encodes these proteins:
- a CDS encoding uncharacterized protein (EggNog:ENOG41): MSPYSPKLPSQDRESVTGDLGSSSRNVAAGVHNLAPSVHKRPSGSTASAGAKRSPSILVTDSRKGQVKAPFAGNRRRQIEKTQHIDNHSYPVRMGNPSRYVEKGRRSQSKYSDITVSNLTSNISDIPSSIRREAPPRYMSAGTVHARGPSGLHPIPQFLRALPSRSSKSIERLVLIPDQATFSKTGDNMIEGKSEATTDNIFLTGYKRTRAESMTKEQRELDYPRVTAYMIAEGVNLKLTSKFLAKQHLVSPRLYDDMLYVPYSLPLLPGDNGYRVKSNNTAKNERGNELMEQFINKSELKEHHYEFYSGEDVESNVNNPGTGPGSETNTDFDPSEPQFFVSTSPTESLIEEEVVNKPDNDQAKIKVIENSKPESKCNESAIDDSTLSSSGVNIHSRRSSRKHRQSGLPDLTKHAEMFILNYGVVVFWNFSEIHEKNILADLVFAKIDPGEFDDDEEEEEEEEEEEEEDDNDDNDDNESQRNLEDDQPVSLILKPVHEEDIEIEDFHFEYNKEVSTPRIYNDMITLKSGDHLIKLTISHAIAQSTKLSMFESKMSIILNSISKLPKLLALTGRLQNYTTKKLLMKTGRLLQLRSEVNLSSNVLDTPEYFWSVEPGLHPLYVAIREYLEIDQRVEVLNDRCKVFLDFFDIVSDSLAENQMVKITKILIVAIGLSVVVSIFEIVIRYLLIRRV, encoded by the coding sequence ATGAGCCCCTATTCGCCCAAATTACCTTCACAGGATAGAGAATCGGTGACAGGTGACTTGGGCTCATCTTCTCGAAATGTTGCTGCTGGCGTTCATAATCTTGCACCGTCCGTACATAAGAGACCTTCTGGATCTACTGCTTCAGCAGGTGCCAAGAGATCGCCTTCCATTCTTGTTACggattcaagaaaaggTCAAGTTAAGGCTCCATTTGCGGGTAACAGAAGGAGACAAATTGAGAAAACGCAGCATATAGATAACCATTCATACCCTGTTCGTATGGGCAACCCTTCAAGATATGTTGAGAAAGGACGCAGATCACAGTCAAAGTATTCCGATATAACAGTGTCAAACCTAACTTCCAATATTAGTGATATTCCTTCATCGATAAGACGTGAAGCCCCTCCTCGTTATATGTCAGCGGGTACTGTACATGCCAGGGGCCCGAGTGGACTACATCCTATTCCCCAGTTTCTGAGAGCTTTACCCAGTCGAAGTTCAAAGTCGATCGAAAGATTAGTGTTGATCCCCGATCAGGCCACATTTTCGAAAACAGGAGATAATATGATAGAGGGTAAGTCTGAAGCTACTACGGATAACATATTCCTAACTGGGTATAAACGAACACGAGCGGAAAGCATGACTAAAGAGCAAAGAGAGCTCGACTATCCTAGAGTTACTGCATACATGATTGCTGAAGGTGTCAATTTGAAGCTCACTTCTAAGTTTCTGGCCAAGCAGCATTTAGTTTCCCCTAGATTGTACGATGACATGTTATATGTGCCTTATTCTCTACCTTTATTGCCTGGTGATAATGGATATAGAGTAAAATCTAACAATACTGCAAAAAACGAGCGAGGAAATGAGCTTATGGAGCAGTTTATCAACAAATCAGAACTAAAAGAACATCATTACGAATTCTattcaggagaagatgTAGAAAGTAATGTGAATAATCCGGGTACTGGGCCTGGTAGTGAGACAAATACTGACTTTGATCCCTCTGAACCCcaattttttgtttctaCTAGTCCGACGGAAAGTcttattgaagaagaggttgtCAATAAGCCAGATAATGACCAAGCCAAGATCAAAGTAATTGAAAATAGCAAGCCTGAAAGTAAGTGCAATGAAAGTGCCATAGATGATAGTACTCTCTCCTCCAGTGGTGTGAATATTcattcaagaagatcttcaagaaagcATAGACAATCGGGGCTTCCAGATTTAACCAAGCATGCCGAAATGTTTATTCTTAACTACGGTGTGGTGGTTTTTTGGAACTTTTCGGAAATtcatgagaagaatatcttAGCGGATTTGGTCTTTGCCAAGATAGATCCTGGAGAGtttgacgatgatgaagaagaagaagaagaggaggaggaggaggaggaggaggatgataatgatgataatgatgataacgaATCACAACGGAATCTCGAAGATGATCAACCAGTGTCGCTTATACTCAAACCTGTTCACGAGGAGGAcattgaaattgaagattTCCATTTCGAGTACAATAAAGAAGTATCCACACCAAGAATTTACAACGATATGATTACGTTGAAATCGGGAGATCATCTTATTAAGCTCACCATCTCCCATGCCATTGCACAATCGACAAAACTATCCATGTTTGAGAGCAAAATGTCGATCATTTTGAACTCAATCTCCAAACTACCCAAATTATTAGCGTTAACCGGAAGGTTGCAGAATTACACCACGAAGAAATTACTGATGAAAACTGGAAGACTCCTGCAGCTTCGAAGTGAAGTGAACCTTAGTTCCAACGTGTTGGATACACCCGAATATTTCTGGTCTGTAGAACCTGGTTTACATCCTTTATATGTTGCCATTAGAGAGTACTTAGAGATTGATCAGAGAGTGGAGGTTCTTAACGATCGTTGCAAAGTatttttggatttctttgatataGTCTCAGACTCCTTGGCCGAGAACCAGATGGTGAAGATAACCAAAATCTTGATTGTCGCTATTGGACTCAGTGTAGTGGTGTccatttttgaaattgttATTCGGTACTTACTTATTCGTCGAGTATAA
- a CDS encoding uncharacterized protein (BUSCO:EOG093431EL), which produces MSDSDDELMALAGLESDERSNKEDDEYEPQISTSRRSSKRHIEEEEEDDVEADEGEKDPYPLDGKFKDEEDRSKLLSMDEVSREQILYDRMQEKETLRERRYLALRARQSKAESSAMEHTGSKTKKLKTSKLSELKRQREKKNRRRSKGNEDYDEDEENLDDLVEDDDEDDRDLDELAGYGDEDEAYYSDEYEPSAGKTKGSKSGSSWGGYDDKYQREAKLDDLNKKVRFSRTVLDRFMYREEFDNVVSGSYVRLNIGLSRETGKPEYRMAKVEQVKRDRKPYPLYGRACNTYLLVSQGDSKKVIDIACISDFPFTAEEFDNYKKRLENSEVEVPSLGEVEEKFNELRAMSTRKLTDEDINKMVARKQELVGSMDSASRVRRLAGLREELQAALERVELDNVQELTKQIEELTKLKEKTGASTKMSEINLRNKRTTQVLIKRAQRKKAELEKMQSKAVKEDPNDPFSKLALAEAKRQQAEEDEVDRRELDPIETIKATAVGCKYRREGVESVIKDIPFEIELEL; this is translated from the coding sequence ATGAGCGACAGCGATGACGAACTAATGGCTTTGGCCGGATTGGAATCTGATGAAAGATctaataaagaagatgatgaatatgaacCGCAAATCAGTACCTCGAGAAGGAGTAGTAAGAGACacattgaagaggaagaagaggacgaTGTTGAAGCCgatgaaggagagaaagatcCTTATCCTTTAGATGGAAAAttcaaagatgaagaggatcGAAGTAAATTATTGTCGATGGATGAAGTGAGTAGAGAGCAGATCTTGTATGATCGTAtgcaagagaaggagaCGCTTAGAGAGAGAAGGTACTTGGCGTTGAGGGCAAGACAAAGCAAGGCTGAGTCGAGTGCCATGGAGCACACGGGATCAAAAACTAAGAAATTAAAGACAAGTAAGCTTTCTGAGTTAAAGAGacaaagagagaagaaaaatagaaGGAGGTCTAAAGGAAACGAAGActacgatgaagatgaagagaactTGGACGATTtggttgaagatgatgatgaggacgacagagatttggatgaattggCAGGTTATGgtgatgaggatgaagctTACTACTCTGATGAATATGAACCGAGCGCGGGTAAGACAAAGGGTAGTAAGAGTGGTAGCTCATGGGGTGGCTATGATGATAAGTATCAAAGAGAGGCTAAGCTTGATGACTTAAACAAGAAGGTTCGATTTTCTAGGACCGTTTTGGACAGATTCATGTACAGAGAGGAGTTTGACAACGTGGTTTCTGGCTCATATGTTCGTCTTAACATTGGGCTTTCCAGAGAGACGGGAAAACCTGAATACAGAATGGCAAAGGTTGAACAAGTTAAGCGCGATAGAAAGCCGTATCCACTTTATGGCAGAGCGTGCAATACATATCTTCTGGTTTCGCAAGGCGATTCGAAGAAAGTGATTGACATTGCGTGTATTTCTGACTTCCCATTCACAGCGGAGGAATTTGACAACTATAAGAAACGATTAGAAAATTCCGAGGTAGAGGTGCCTAGTTtgggagaagttgaagagaaatttAACGAGTTGAGGGCCATGTCGACTAGGAAATTGactgatgaagatatcaaTAAGATGGTGGCCAGGAAACAAGAGTTGGTTGGATCGATGGACTCTGCTTCAAGAGTGAGAAGACTTGCAGGCCTAAGAGAAGAACTACAAGCCGCTCTAGAGAGAGTGGAGTTGGATAACGTACAAGAACTAACGAAACAGATTGAAGAGCTTaccaaattgaaggagaagacgGGTGCTTCTACGAAGATGAGTGAGATCAATTTGAGAAATAAGAGGACAACTCAGGTGTTGATTAAAAGAGCTCAACGTAAAAAAGCCGAATTAGAGAAGATGCAATCCAAAGcagtcaaagaagatcctAATGATCCATTCAGCAAGCTGGCACTGGCCGAAGCTAAGAGACAGcaggcagaagaagacgaggTGGACAGGAGAGAATTAGATCCGATTGAAACTATCAAAGCGACAGCCGTTGGCTGTAAATATAGACGAGAGGGCGTAGAGTCGGTGATCAAGGACATTCCATTTGAGATTGAGTTGGAGTTATAA
- a CDS encoding uncharacterized protein (BUSCO:EOG09342538): MLAAVMFAKVYPLAATSKDATVRQPKELVCFSRDGDNEIHIDDSELRYYYLPNSELDTPGGIDLQGGFGNFKKNPNNDVGELAGLLKAVESYERTVGNKIPVNIITWRGLMRQLMMLPYENRDKVVLNVVIFDGQLFIQADALTIMASRKIEESTLTELHRRQIFSGYKFEAISTLESPWAQCSRKHIEKRSKKTVSNIEQYSTVVRTTIGRAKLLLGAEVDCAWDYKPDHHDIEEGQKADPLRHYVELKTTGVVDSPNACSIFEKKLLKTWTQCFLVGIPKVIYGFRDNNLILRSVEQFNTEEIPLLLRDGPFQRSQQGSQQRPINKCMHCLKFFSGLINWIAENIPKNDEAKTYRIEYDPVANKNYINVRENEEEHRDVVLKVYRALLKNALHLELPLVDYKGRANLLDRVRKSFRKQKQVNNSLVCQELLRDAMEWNNIFYQWYEEKPSDTDPKYLQLVRAVHPKKVEDEVELHGISLLIQNDKKQSIPSEEEILSKIRERKLNSWIKLYIERRQEKNLLPRKTKLDAKYVKEILKSKVLYERRKKILYRVSAKLHRPSTAGLKCVNGTFNDITVIYTPWNSRVFTEKGNFIYKQRKRHDQYLLDLLDYEEYRKKWINVYKDEMEWEDTVEQLRGGYPRKDRSWMELFQWYEDYLSAISRDIERDTITYNKRQYCYYEKLKPQFEEMYADSKKNMKRLMEVVKRNEVGPYTDAVGEDLGQIMKEHGFKDPSDQENDQ, translated from the exons ATGTTGGCGGCTG TGATGTTTGCCAAAGTTTATCCATTGGCAGCAACATCAAAGGATGCAACAGTCCGTCAGCCGAAGGAACTCGTTTGTTTCTCGAGAGATGGCGACAATGAGATACACATTGATGATAGTGAACTAAGATACTACTATCTACCAAACAGTGAACTCGATACGCCTGGGGGTATCGATTTACAAGGGGGATTTGGTAATTTCAAAAAGAACCCAAATAATGATGTGGGAGAATTGGCAGGGTTGTTGAAAGCAGTTGAATCTTACGAGAGAACAGTGGGTAATAAAATTCCCGTGAATATAATCACGTGGCGAGGACTCATGAGACAGTTGATGATGCTACCTTACGAAAACCGAGACAAGGTGGTGTTAAATGTTGTTATATTTGATGGTCAATTGTTCATTCAGGCCGATGCACTGACTATAATGGCATCGCGGAAAATCGAGGAATCGACTCTGACGGAGCTTCATCGGCGTCAGATCTTTTCTGGATACAAGTTCGAAGCGATAAGTACATTGGAGAGTCCATGGGCACAATGTTCTCGTAAACATATTGAGAAGCGAAGCAAAAAAACGGTGAGTAACATTGAGCAGTACTCGACGGTTGTTCGAACGACTATTGGTAGGGCCAAACTGTTGTTAGGAGCTGAAGTTGATTGTGCTTGGGATTATAAACCGGACCATCACgacattgaagaaggtcaGAAAGCAGATCCTTTGAGGCATTATGTGGAGTTGAAAACTACCGGAGTGGTGGACTCTCCCAACGCGTGTAgcatctttgaaaaaaagcTATTAAAGACATGGACCCAATGCTTTTTAGTGGGAATTCCTAAGGTGATTTATGGATTTAGAGATAACAATCTGATCCTTAGATCTGTTGAACAATTTAATACCGAAGAGATTCCTCTTTTATTGAGAGATGGACCTTTTCAAAGGTCACAGCAGGGAAGTCAGCAACGGCCTATCAATAAATGTATGCATTGCCTCAAGTTTTTCAGTGGATTGATCAATTGGATTGCTGAAAATATACCCAAGAATGACGAGGCCAAGACTTATCGTATCGAGTACGATCCTGTTGCCAATAAGAATTATATTAATGTTAGAGAAAACGAGGAGGAG CATAGAGATGTTGTTTTAAAGGTTTATAGGGCGCTGTTGAAGAATGCACTTCATTTGGAACTACCGCTCGTAGACTATAAAGGTCGTGCCAATCTATTGGATAGAGTGAGGAAGTCTTTTCgaaagcagaagcaggTGAATAATTCGTTGGTATGTCAAGAGCTCCTAAGAGATGCAATGGAATGGAATAATATATTTTATCAGTGGTATGAAGAAAAGCCAAGTGATACAGATCCAAAGTATTTGCAGCTAGTAAGAGCTGTTCATCCAAAAaaggttgaagatgaagttgaaCTTCATGGCATATCATTACTTATACAGAATGATAAGAAGCAAAGTAtaccttcagaagaagagattctAAGCAAAATAAGGGAACGGAAGTTGAACAGCTGGATCAAATTGTacatagaaagaagacagGAGAAGAATCTTCTACCCCGAAAGACAAAACTGGATGCAAAGTATGTGAAGGAGATATTGAAGTCTAAAGTTTTGTATGAACGTCGAAAGAAGATACTTTATAGAGTGTCTGCAAAGTTACATCGGCCTTCTACGGCAGGACTGAAGTGCGTTAATGGAACGTTCAACGATATTACTGTGATATATACACCTTGGAATTCAAGGGTCTTCACAGAGAAGGGGAATTTCATTTACAAGCAGCGCAAAAGGCATGACCAATATTTGTTGGATCTGTTAGATTATGAAGAgtacagaaagaaatggatcAACGTGTATAAAGACGAGATGGAATGGGAAGATACTGTGGAACAGTTGAGAGGTGGTTACCCACGGAAAGATCGTAGCTGGATGGAGTTGTTTCAATGGTATGAGGATTATCTCAGTGCGATATCGAGGgatattgaaagagatACCATCACTTACAACAAGAGACAGTACTGTTATTATGAGAAGTTAAAGCCgcagtttgaagagatgTATGCGGATtctaagaagaatatgaagaggCTGATGGAGGTGGTGAAGAGAAATGAAGTTGGCCCATATACGGATGCTGTTGGTGAGGATTTGGGGCAGATCATGAAAGAGCATGGATTTAAGGATCCAAGTGACCAAGAAAACGATCAATGA
- the GUS1 gene encoding glutamate--tRNA ligase, with translation MPYTLKIAAKAPVVDYALLTASAFINESDADTIKVEYINEKTIADTKLSAQLLKGDEVVASSSDEILNAVASTFPNVLLAKESSAEWIKFAYEKLTVKNFKELSKDLEKLDAHLNFRSFIIGYKITTADIAVWGCLRANPVMGSVIRNSVYINVSRWYHFLEADKRFGDMATVLSKAMNELKKEAKQKQGGKKIHKANFDIDLPGAKDGEVVTRFPPEPSGYLHIGHAKAAILNDTIAKAYHGKLIIRFDDTNPSKESQEFEDAILDDCKTLGIVGDRITHSSDYFDEMYNYAITMIKEGKAYCDDTPLEKMRAERMDGLKSARRDRSVEDNLHIFTEEMKNGTEEGLKNCLRAKIDYTNKNKALRDPTIYRCNLKPHQRTGDKWKIYPIYDFCVPIVDSLEGVTHALRTIEYSDRNSQYEWMLEALHLRKVYVWDFARVNFVRTLLSKRKLQWFVDKKLVPGWDDPRFPTVRGIMRRGMTVEGLRNFILGQGPSRNIINLDWNIIWAANRKVIDPIATRLIALDSENIVPVTLKDGPELHTEQKPKHKKNPKLGSKDIYFSSNLLLEQEDAVALKEGEEITFMDWGDCIIEKIDKDDKGVVKAISAQLFLNGDYKKTEKKLTWLAAEKTVPVVLKDFDHLITKDKLEEGDNFEDFLTPQTEFTAKAIADTNVENLKVGDIIQFERKGFFRLDSDKDGQKIFFSVPDGRNKSRI, from the coding sequence ATGCCTTACACTCTCAAAATCGCAGCTAAAGCACCCGTTGTGGACTATGCTTTGCTCACAGCTAGTGCTTTCATCAATGAATCCGATGCTGATACCATCAAAGTTGAGTATATCAACGAGAAAACCATTGCTGATACGAAACTCTCTGCCCAGCTTTTGAAAGgtgatgaagttgttgcatcttcttcagatgaGATCTTGAATGCTGTTGCCTCTACTTTCCCTAATGTTCTTTTGGCAAAAGAGTCCTCCGCGGAATGGATCAAGTTCGCGTATGAGAAATTGACCgtcaagaacttcaaagaGTTATCTAAGGACTTGGAGAAATTGGACGCCCACTTGAACTTCCGTTCTTTCATTATAGGCTACAAAATTACTACTGCCGATATTGCTGTCTGGGGATGCTTGCGTGCAAACCCAGTGATGGGATCTGTTATTAGAAACAGTGTCTACATTAACGTTTCAAGATGGTACCACTTTTTGGAGGCTGATAAGAGGTTCGGTGACATGGCCACTGTTTTGTCCAAGGCTATGAACGaactgaagaaggaggccAAACAGAAACAGGGTGGTAAAAAAATCCACAAGGCCAACTTTGATATTGACTTACCGGGTGCTAAGGACGGAGAAGTCGTCACCAGATTCCCTCCTGAACCTTCGGGATACTTGCACATCGGTCATGCCAAAGCGGCCATTTTGAATGACACCATTGCCAAGGCATATCACGGCAAGTTAATCATCCGTTTCGATGATACCAATCCATCTAAGGAATCTCAGGAGTTCGAGGATGCTATCTTGGATGATTGCAAGACCTTGGGAATTGTTGGTGACAGAATTACGCATTCTTCCGATTACTTCGATGAGATGTACAACTACGCCATCACTATGATTAAGGAGGGTAAAGCTTACTGTGATGACACTccattggagaagatgcGTGCTGAAAGAATGGATGGTCTTAAGTCTGCTCGTCGTGATCGTTCTGTTGAAGACAACTTGCATATTTTCACcgaggagatgaagaacgGTACTGAAGAAGGTTTGAAGAACTGCTTGCGTGCTAAAATTGACTATACgaacaagaacaaggcTCTTCGTGATCCAACCATCTACAGATGCAACTTGAAGCCTCATCAGAGAACTGGCGATAAATGGAAAATCTATCCAATCTACGACTTCTGCGTTCCTATTGTTGATTCGTTGGAAGGAGTTACGCATGCTTTGAGAACCATTGAGTACAGCGACAGAAACTCCCAGTACGAGTGGATGTTGGAGGCCTTGCATTTGAGAAAGGTGTACGTCTGGGACTTTGCTCGTGTCAACTTCGTTCGTACTTTACTCTCCAAGAGAAAGTTGCAATGGTTTGTCgacaagaagttggtgCCTGGTTGGGACGATCCTCGTTTCCCCACCGTTAGAGGTATTATGAGAAGGGGTATGACTGTAGAGGGTCTTAGAAACTTCATTTTAGGCCAGGGACCTTCTAGAAATATCATCAACTTGGATTGGAACATCATCTGGGCTGCAAATAGAAAGGTCATTGACCCTATTGCCACTAGATTGATTGCCTTAGATAGTGAAAACATTGTTCCCGTTACTTTAAAGGACGGCCCCGAGTTACATACTGAGCAGAAGCCTAAACACAAGAAGAATCCTAAGCTTGGTAGCAAGGATATCTACTTTTCATCTAATCTCTTGCTTGAACAGGAGGATGCTGTCGCTCTTaaggaaggtgaagaaatcaCCTTCATGGACTGGGGTGACTGCATTATCGAAAAGATTGATAAGGATGACAAGGGTGTCGTTAAGGCCATATCTGCTCAGCTATTTTTGAATGGAGACTAcaagaagacagagaagaaactcACATGGTTAGCTGCAGAGAAGACAGTTCCTGTTGTGTTGAAAGACTTTGACCATTTAATTACCAAGGATAAGTTGGAGGAGGGTGATAACTTTGAGGACTTTCTCACTCCTCAGACCGAGTTCACTGCTAAAGCTATTGCCGATACTAATGTcgagaacttgaaggttGGTGATATTATCCAATTTGAGAGAAAGGGCTTTTTCAGATTAGATTCCGATAAGGATGGTCAGAAGATCTTTTTCAGTGTTCCTGATGGAAGAAACAAGAGCAGAATTTAG